A genomic region of Catalinimonas niigatensis contains the following coding sequences:
- a CDS encoding LamG domain-containing protein — MRIVKSTPHKLEDRTAGSQIGFNGLNQYASAGVNPNIIHAVDYFKDFTICFFLRVIEPHSEKTGNPENAWPWTMYQRFDAGSVFRYNGFGIVTSKSGAPSGKYRMRFIMGRDRPYEGYVAGEANASYHKGALYHIAVTYNSTSLFQFFVNGVKMPMHPTTKLGSGVIQGSIWDYGHPPFLLGTGLDLHNIHEYYSESNTSHFMVFNKILSHDEIKPMAKKGKIPSSARGTCVAHYPCTQPNGLQIFDTVGQYNHKKPVLLFGQETNFYIPHPDRITRLGKRYTITNNAGTATAINLDVNGALTDYENDDGVVVHVRYRTNDIWFMYARNESATTALHTQNLGNTAGEWQEAYFYWKHDYTIDVATRANVYLNFTNGGGLGSAYAVGSYIEFDFIRISKQLKPFHADLVNFTDLETGTSLSSSNQAWKDFYQNGKNYLAHHFQISNYYGTSSGHDIVFSASNHANWAIGSDDFEYYATFSASSYANMSMRPFYKPDTNWITFTVHTTAGLILEVNVGNGTYVGKIVAVQPIAELFVAGKIHTLGFKKITNDAANWKLILDGRELDFIVESNTLGATVLNSVGTIRFFSNAVASFTLRAYETKFIVGNITRGHWQWNNRAGSTVTDLTGHSDITIKVPDTLELYAGGKYWRENKSDKPPLVNALKFTAATRSVAQISTEDNAFSNEENVSYLLSFYYPYPTFGQGTGATEFLLFHGNLASEATEPNNYVLIALRAGTTELLVQTMSTTSGGLNFVTDVKHGKGFHSIVLNLPKLSDISTQKAVLFYNGSKAGEAWYNNTNGNARIAPVDLSRFKYFAVGKNIRTTNPLDSDAYVIQTALTLEYHFSAGEAYEMHNNTFFSGPKLDESRFQVLLDYNRAININYLKNHGIIGGDAALSGFADLPGAFTSINTLR; from the coding sequence ATGAGAATAGTCAAATCTACACCCCATAAGCTTGAAGACAGAACGGCTGGCAGTCAGATCGGCTTCAACGGACTCAATCAGTATGCTAGTGCCGGTGTGAATCCAAACATCATCCATGCTGTGGATTACTTTAAGGACTTCACCATCTGCTTTTTCTTAAGGGTAATAGAACCTCATAGTGAAAAGACAGGTAATCCCGAAAATGCCTGGCCGTGGACGATGTACCAGCGTTTTGATGCTGGATCGGTTTTCAGATACAATGGCTTTGGTATCGTCACCTCTAAATCAGGAGCACCATCGGGCAAATACAGGATGCGCTTTATCATGGGAAGGGATAGACCGTATGAGGGGTATGTGGCAGGTGAGGCGAATGCCTCTTACCATAAAGGTGCGCTCTATCATATTGCTGTTACTTACAACAGCACCAGCCTTTTCCAATTCTTTGTGAACGGTGTGAAAATGCCCATGCACCCTACCACCAAATTAGGTTCTGGAGTGATTCAAGGCAGCATTTGGGACTATGGCCATCCTCCGTTTCTACTGGGTACTGGCCTGGACCTGCATAACATTCATGAGTACTACAGTGAAAGCAATACCTCTCATTTCATGGTCTTTAACAAGATTTTATCTCATGATGAAATTAAACCTATGGCCAAAAAAGGAAAAATACCTTCAAGTGCTAGAGGCACCTGTGTAGCGCATTATCCTTGTACCCAGCCCAATGGTCTACAAATATTTGATACTGTAGGGCAGTACAATCATAAAAAGCCTGTGTTGCTCTTTGGACAAGAGACCAATTTTTATATCCCTCATCCTGATAGAATCACAAGATTAGGGAAGAGGTACACCATTACGAATAATGCAGGTACAGCTACGGCGATTAACCTCGATGTCAATGGCGCACTGACAGACTATGAAAATGATGATGGTGTAGTTGTGCATGTCAGATACCGCACGAATGATATCTGGTTTATGTATGCCCGTAATGAGTCTGCCACTACTGCTTTACATACGCAAAACCTGGGCAATACTGCTGGTGAGTGGCAGGAAGCTTATTTTTACTGGAAGCATGATTATACTATTGATGTTGCCACCAGGGCCAATGTATACCTGAATTTTACCAATGGGGGAGGCTTGGGCAGTGCCTATGCTGTAGGCAGCTATATAGAGTTTGACTTTATTCGTATCTCAAAGCAACTCAAGCCTTTTCATGCTGATTTGGTAAACTTCACAGACCTTGAAACAGGTACATCGCTGAGTTCCTCTAATCAGGCATGGAAGGATTTCTATCAGAATGGTAAAAATTACCTGGCTCATCATTTTCAAATCTCAAACTATTACGGCACATCTTCCGGCCATGACATTGTGTTTTCTGCTTCCAATCATGCGAATTGGGCGATAGGATCAGATGACTTTGAATACTATGCCACTTTCTCAGCCAGCAGCTATGCAAATATGTCCATGAGGCCATTCTATAAGCCTGACACAAACTGGATAACCTTCACAGTGCACACAACAGCAGGACTAATTTTAGAAGTAAATGTGGGGAATGGGACATATGTAGGCAAAATAGTAGCTGTTCAGCCTATTGCTGAGTTGTTCGTAGCTGGAAAGATTCACACGCTTGGTTTTAAGAAAATTACCAATGATGCTGCAAACTGGAAGCTCATTCTGGATGGTAGGGAGCTAGATTTCATAGTTGAATCCAACACATTAGGAGCTACCGTTTTAAATAGTGTTGGCACTATCAGGTTTTTCAGCAATGCCGTTGCAAGCTTTACACTCAGAGCTTATGAGACTAAATTCATCGTTGGAAACATCACAAGAGGGCATTGGCAGTGGAACAATAGAGCCGGGAGTACTGTCACGGACTTAACAGGTCATTCCGATATTACTATCAAAGTCCCCGATACTCTAGAGTTGTACGCCGGAGGGAAATACTGGAGAGAGAATAAAAGCGATAAACCACCACTAGTCAATGCGCTGAAATTCACGGCTGCTACTAGATCCGTAGCTCAGATCAGCACTGAGGACAATGCATTTTCTAATGAAGAGAATGTTTCTTACCTACTATCCTTTTACTATCCCTATCCAACTTTTGGACAGGGGACAGGCGCAACAGAGTTTTTGCTTTTTCATGGCAATCTAGCTTCAGAGGCAACAGAGCCCAACAATTATGTACTGATTGCCCTTCGGGCAGGAACCACAGAGCTGCTTGTCCAAACCATGTCTACCACTTCGGGAGGACTAAATTTTGTGACCGATGTAAAGCATGGAAAAGGCTTTCATTCCATTGTGCTTAATCTTCCCAAACTCTCAGATATATCCACTCAAAAAGCAGTCTTGTTCTACAATGGATCAAAGGCAGGTGAAGCATGGTACAACAATACCAATGGAAACGCTAGAATAGCTCCTGTAGACCTTTCCAGGTTCAAATACTTTGCTGTAGGCAAAAACATAAGAACAACCAATCCTCTGGATTCGGATGCTTATGTGATTCAGACAGCTTTAACACTGGAGTATCACTTCTCAGCAGGAGAAGCATATGAAATGCACAACAATACATTTTTTTCTGGGCCAAAGCTGGATGAATCTCGCTTTCAGGTGCTGCTTGACTATAACCGGGCGATCAACATCAATTACCTGAAAAATCACGGAATCATCGGTGGTGATGCTGCCTTGTCCGGATTTGCTGACCTACCTGGTGCTTTTACTTCTATCAATACTTTAAGATAA
- a CDS encoding SNF2-related protein: MKHSPTRFRARIQIIEDYIHELPIERKAKNDVRSLLKQGYISPELYAKDNPYVLPAAESEEKLIEAYLWANIVSEEPLNFEEKASYSTWFAMHPEKQLGEEKVTSSFHFPLVIKGKKEDIPRLIRAQLEKQVPEQPQKESPTTDTNQKKLQAQARAIIIKMNMLKMKNSKGATHHTLSGLNGLAGLAGLSGHQLHATLGELPVGTLGRLDDYTLGKLVKPERKEEGKRSFEEVIRMYNQGITEDEIKVWVWYRRSLGSPMTSWKKYFLDNTSSADRDNVAYANAATSILDNQWHKIATVPTGSILGKPTKFEHEYSGKVYLVLTNPQGQKIIVLKDHVTIKGTTQQVSDKTLTDFVNKGLLFYSNGEMLPYPIYAYGNMYERAKQLEEDKDELIAKYGEAVFEKHKQVIAERTPKAISIQNVDPNERPKILAFSEFARSFTIDNLAEETGYEIADSYKDAQTGKISLRDAFWHYLQTLERTDFGNLSAHQIFYYYVLGRNMNRMDKAEAQMIMQYGPEEGEKLFGRFLHEGLALEDRQRIDFEWNRLYNGTADIMYHRIPVGFECSKTFGKNQGTLQFTPAQREAIAFMQAAGSGIVAYDVGVGKTMSAIIAMANNLYEGRVKRPVVVVPNPTYEKWKREIVGYTDKKTNQFVPGVLSHTGITINDWYNLGTQIRKGIDLEKEVPENSITMLTYEGFIQLGYSEKLQREFFDELNDIVMMKDVGKTNRDWSKMQKKNQKTVGQAQKGTRVDVDTLGFDFIVVDEAHNFKNVFTSTPTDDDGNKRFKMETVASDRAIKMFFMTNYIQRKFGRNVMLLTATPFTNSPLEVFSMLSMVAYDKMVQMGLKNIGSFLETFVLQEMEYANSYDGTIQQKYVVKRFNNRLLLQKLIHNHISYKTGEDAGVQRPIKVNLPKLYRTTPSGEVQRLGGDEQILTYLTMTEDQYAVQNQVIRLAMDKSRGGSILESMGQSLSNAISPYFTKLYNGLPPKDHVEFVKNSPKIDYTCQCIASVKKYHEDKGEAVSGQVIYMNRGKDYFPMLKKYLIEEVGYKQNVKHNKKSFDEVEVITSGISGIRKEAIKDAFQANIVKVIIGTSTITEGIDLQNHGTVLYILLPDWNPTSIRQVEGRIHRQKNRFGYVRIVMPLVNDSMDVFVFQKLEEKSSRINDLWYRSDRGNVLDQEALDPEEVKFALYTNIGELVKMELDKQEKENTRKKEVLESEHKTLLTLKGRIKTYQGFRDSLPRKMEELINRINDYFFGLSKNYEQQYYWRSKDEKQRKALIERIQDVVKDVQEFLSSTDRDDKELIRAGKRLLNLLGDISSTDWQFNETFSEFRAIVPQVRKAETTTLAKRNMSIHDDLSPILTEMEQEIKKVEAEREFLHSEENMSRLETIVREKKAKLQIKPGTITERAQDFASLNYLLDYSQADTINQEHSLLPNEVNLFADEINKIQQHKQISIAKEVEEEEREVTTVFSDVLKAKIKAKAIIIKMKMLKVRRVA, encoded by the coding sequence ATGAAACATTCTCCAACCCGTTTCCGGGCAAGGATTCAAATCATAGAGGACTATATCCATGAGTTGCCCATTGAGCGCAAGGCAAAGAATGATGTGCGTTCACTACTCAAGCAAGGCTATATCTCCCCGGAACTCTACGCCAAAGACAATCCTTATGTGCTGCCAGCAGCAGAAAGTGAAGAAAAGCTCATTGAAGCTTATCTGTGGGCTAATATAGTTTCTGAGGAACCCCTGAATTTTGAGGAAAAAGCAAGCTACTCCACCTGGTTTGCCATGCATCCGGAAAAGCAGCTGGGAGAAGAAAAAGTGACATCCTCTTTTCATTTCCCTTTGGTCATCAAAGGCAAAAAAGAAGACATACCCCGTCTGATCCGGGCACAATTAGAAAAACAAGTACCTGAGCAACCACAGAAAGAATCACCAACAACCGATACCAACCAGAAAAAATTACAGGCTCAAGCCAGAGCCATCATCATCAAAATGAACATGCTGAAAATGAAAAATAGTAAGGGTGCAACCCACCACACATTATCCGGTCTCAATGGACTTGCCGGTTTGGCTGGTCTATCTGGCCATCAACTCCATGCTACTCTGGGAGAACTTCCTGTTGGGACTTTAGGCAGATTAGATGACTATACCCTGGGTAAACTTGTCAAGCCTGAGCGCAAAGAAGAAGGAAAGCGCAGCTTTGAAGAAGTGATTAGGATGTACAATCAAGGAATCACCGAAGACGAGATCAAAGTATGGGTATGGTATAGAAGATCTCTTGGCTCTCCCATGACAAGCTGGAAGAAATACTTCCTGGATAATACAAGTAGTGCAGATAGAGATAATGTAGCATACGCAAATGCTGCAACTTCAATACTCGACAACCAATGGCACAAAATAGCCACCGTTCCCACTGGATCAATATTAGGGAAGCCCACTAAGTTTGAGCATGAATACAGTGGTAAGGTCTATCTGGTGTTGACTAATCCCCAAGGCCAAAAGATCATTGTCCTTAAAGATCATGTCACCATCAAAGGCACTACCCAGCAGGTAAGCGATAAGACCTTGACCGATTTTGTCAATAAAGGACTACTGTTCTACTCCAATGGTGAAATGCTGCCCTATCCCATTTATGCATACGGTAATATGTACGAAAGGGCAAAGCAGCTAGAAGAAGATAAGGATGAACTTATTGCCAAGTACGGAGAGGCAGTATTTGAAAAGCATAAGCAAGTCATTGCTGAACGCACCCCTAAAGCTATATCTATTCAAAATGTTGATCCCAACGAGAGGCCCAAGATCCTTGCTTTCTCGGAGTTTGCCAGAAGTTTTACTATTGACAACCTGGCTGAAGAGACCGGTTATGAAATCGCCGATAGTTATAAGGATGCCCAAACGGGTAAAATCTCCTTGAGAGATGCTTTCTGGCATTATCTGCAAACTTTAGAAAGAACTGACTTTGGCAATCTCTCTGCTCATCAAATCTTCTACTACTATGTGCTGGGTCGCAACATGAACCGCATGGACAAAGCGGAAGCTCAAATGATCATGCAGTACGGTCCTGAAGAAGGAGAAAAGCTCTTTGGCCGTTTCCTGCATGAAGGATTGGCTCTGGAAGACCGGCAGCGCATAGACTTTGAATGGAACAGGCTCTACAATGGTACAGCAGACATCATGTACCATCGCATACCGGTAGGCTTTGAATGCAGCAAAACCTTTGGAAAAAATCAGGGTACACTGCAATTCACTCCTGCCCAGCGAGAAGCCATTGCTTTTATGCAGGCCGCAGGCTCAGGTATCGTGGCATATGACGTAGGGGTAGGTAAAACCATGTCTGCCATCATTGCAATGGCCAACAACCTTTACGAAGGTCGGGTCAAACGTCCGGTGGTTGTCGTGCCCAATCCCACCTATGAGAAATGGAAGCGAGAAATTGTTGGATACACAGATAAGAAGACCAACCAATTTGTCCCGGGAGTGCTCTCCCATACCGGTATTACTATCAACGATTGGTACAACCTGGGCACCCAGATTCGTAAAGGTATTGATCTTGAAAAGGAAGTACCGGAAAACAGCATCACCATGCTCACCTACGAAGGATTCATCCAGTTGGGATACTCAGAAAAGCTGCAAAGAGAATTCTTTGATGAGCTTAATGACATCGTGATGATGAAAGATGTGGGCAAAACCAACCGCGACTGGTCTAAGATGCAGAAGAAGAATCAAAAGACCGTGGGACAGGCTCAGAAAGGAACCAGAGTAGATGTAGATACGCTGGGCTTTGACTTTATTGTCGTAGATGAAGCGCATAACTTCAAGAATGTCTTTACCAGCACCCCAACGGACGATGATGGAAACAAGCGCTTCAAAATGGAAACTGTAGCCTCAGACAGAGCCATTAAAATGTTCTTTATGACCAACTATATCCAGCGAAAGTTTGGTCGTAATGTGATGCTCTTAACCGCTACTCCATTTACCAATTCACCCCTGGAAGTATTCTCCATGCTTTCAATGGTGGCTTATGACAAGATGGTGCAGATGGGACTCAAAAATATCGGATCATTCCTGGAAACCTTTGTGCTACAGGAAATGGAGTATGCTAACTCTTACGACGGAACCATACAGCAAAAGTATGTGGTGAAGCGGTTTAACAACCGATTGCTACTGCAAAAACTCATTCATAACCACATCAGCTACAAGACCGGAGAAGATGCAGGGGTACAGCGGCCTATCAAAGTCAATCTGCCCAAACTCTACCGGACTACTCCTTCCGGAGAAGTACAAAGACTTGGAGGAGATGAGCAGATCCTGACTTATCTGACTATGACGGAGGATCAATACGCTGTACAAAACCAGGTGATCAGACTGGCAATGGACAAAAGCAGAGGGGGAAGTATCCTGGAAAGTATGGGACAATCTTTGAGCAACGCCATCAGCCCCTACTTTACCAAACTCTACAACGGATTGCCACCCAAGGATCATGTAGAGTTTGTCAAGAACAGCCCCAAGATTGACTATACCTGTCAGTGTATAGCCTCCGTAAAAAAGTACCATGAGGACAAAGGAGAAGCTGTTTCAGGACAAGTGATTTACATGAACCGGGGGAAAGACTATTTCCCGATGCTCAAGAAGTACCTCATTGAAGAAGTCGGCTATAAGCAGAATGTTAAGCACAATAAAAAGTCCTTTGACGAGGTAGAGGTAATTACTTCTGGCATATCCGGGATCAGAAAAGAAGCTATCAAAGATGCATTCCAGGCTAATATCGTTAAAGTCATCATCGGGACCAGCACCATTACCGAAGGAATAGATCTTCAGAATCATGGCACGGTATTGTACATTCTACTTCCCGACTGGAATCCCACCAGCATCAGGCAGGTAGAAGGAAGAATCCACCGGCAGAAAAACCGCTTTGGTTATGTGCGCATCGTCATGCCACTAGTCAATGACTCTATGGATGTGTTTGTCTTCCAGAAGCTGGAAGAAAAGTCATCGCGCATCAACGATTTATGGTACCGCAGTGATAGAGGCAATGTACTGGATCAGGAAGCCCTGGACCCGGAAGAAGTCAAGTTTGCCCTCTACACCAATATTGGTGAGCTGGTAAAAATGGAGCTGGACAAGCAGGAAAAAGAGAATACCCGCAAAAAAGAAGTACTGGAATCAGAGCACAAAACCTTGCTTACCCTGAAAGGCAGAATCAAAACCTATCAGGGATTCAGGGATAGCCTTCCAAGGAAAATGGAAGAATTGATCAACAGAATCAATGATTACTTTTTTGGCCTATCAAAGAATTACGAACAGCAATACTACTGGCGTAGCAAGGATGAAAAGCAGAGAAAAGCACTCATAGAGCGGATTCAGGATGTAGTCAAAGATGTACAGGAGTTTCTTTCTTCAACAGACAGGGATGATAAAGAATTGATCCGTGCTGGAAAGCGTCTGCTCAATTTGCTGGGAGATATCAGCTCAACGGACTGGCAGTTCAATGAAACCTTTTCTGAGTTTAGAGCCATTGTACCCCAGGTACGAAAAGCAGAGACCACTACGCTGGCCAAACGGAATATGAGCATCCATGATGATCTATCTCCAATCCTTACAGAAATGGAGCAGGAAATCAAGAAAGTAGAGGCAGAAAGAGAGTTCTTACACTCTGAAGAAAACATGAGCAGACTGGAAACCATCGTCAGGGAAAAGAAAGCTAAACTCCAGATCAAGCCCGGAACCATTACTGAACGTGCCCAGGATTTTGCCTCCCTCAACTACTTGCTGGATTACTCCCAGGCAGATACCATCAATCAGGAACATTCTCTCTTGCCAAATGAAGTAAACCTATTCGCTGATGAGATCAACAAGATCCAGCAGCATAAGCAAATCAGCATTGCCAAGGAAGTTGAAGAAGAGGAAAGGGAAGTGACTACAGTATTTTCTGATGTACTCAAAGCCAAGATTAAGGCCAAAGCTATTATTATAAAGATGAAGATGCTGAAGGTAAGAAGAGTAGCGTAA
- a CDS encoding HsdM family class I SAM-dependent methyltransferase, translating into MLEFIDFSGVQAESKTEIEAMIRRKDAVGESYTEEEKALLRTYEGAGGIVDADDEYGGAADEFYTPDFLIKIMWELVKHYGFHQTGKALEPSCGTGRIFDHAPAQAKLYGLEINPISFRIAQILHPKATLYNQYFEQVFLEPPRYTTKSSKPWLGEDFDLIIGNPPYGTHLGPYASYFTSKPRHHTIENFFLYYGLKLLKKNGLIVFLTSSNFLRNGDKYKEVKQAMGKIADLVDAYRLPAVFRNSSVPTDILVLKKL; encoded by the coding sequence ATGCTGGAATTTATTGATTTTTCAGGAGTACAGGCTGAGAGCAAGACAGAAATAGAAGCAATGATCCGCAGAAAGGATGCTGTGGGGGAGTCATATACTGAAGAAGAAAAAGCTCTGCTAAGAACATATGAAGGTGCCGGTGGAATAGTTGATGCCGATGATGAATATGGAGGAGCAGCTGATGAGTTTTATACTCCGGATTTTCTCATCAAAATCATGTGGGAGCTGGTCAAACATTATGGTTTTCATCAAACTGGTAAAGCTTTAGAACCCTCATGCGGTACCGGAAGAATTTTTGACCATGCTCCGGCTCAGGCTAAATTATATGGTTTAGAAATCAATCCTATCAGTTTTCGGATTGCTCAGATTCTGCACCCCAAAGCAACCCTTTACAACCAATATTTTGAGCAAGTATTTTTAGAGCCACCACGCTATACCACCAAATCCAGCAAACCCTGGTTGGGAGAAGATTTTGACTTGATCATTGGCAACCCTCCCTATGGCACACACTTAGGACCGTATGCCAGCTACTTTACCTCCAAACCAAGGCACCACACCATTGAGAATTTCTTCCTGTACTACGGGCTCAAATTGCTCAAAAAGAATGGGCTTATTGTGTTCCTGACTTCTTCCAATTTCCTGCGCAATGGAGATAAGTATAAGGAGGTAAAGCAGGCAATGGGCAAAATAGCGGATCTGGTGGATGCTTACCGACTACCGGCAGTATTTAGAAATTCCAGCGTACCTACGGATATTCTGGTCCTTAAAAAATTATAA
- a CDS encoding P-loop NTPase family protein, with amino-acid sequence MRVQSPEVVPATNSNPTVLPGFQSVDQLKKSEHTFKLKGDIGKLLGDLEKYMLALTIEGDQGAGKTRFTYQLANAFAGSGFNVGVFSLEMGDKSDVVRKMINSYITKPNRSRVQLTAEASEGIQSIRKHAKDFDVVIIDSWNKLDADSSEFDKLRKDFPDTIWIVIFQRTVKGTIRGGTAPLYDAGINLEAVKSDQGFAYNFVQATKNRYGETFVPYSMASKKIIRTIKLENNDTAVPA; translated from the coding sequence ATGAGAGTTCAATCTCCTGAGGTTGTTCCAGCCACCAACAGCAACCCCACTGTTTTACCCGGCTTTCAAAGTGTGGATCAGCTCAAGAAATCTGAGCATACCTTCAAGCTTAAGGGAGATATTGGAAAGCTCTTAGGAGATCTTGAAAAGTATATGCTGGCCCTCACCATAGAAGGGGACCAGGGAGCAGGCAAAACCAGGTTCACCTATCAGTTAGCCAATGCCTTTGCAGGCTCAGGATTCAATGTGGGGGTGTTTTCTTTGGAAATGGGCGATAAGTCTGATGTAGTGCGCAAGATGATCAATAGCTACATTACTAAGCCCAACAGATCCCGAGTACAGCTGACCGCGGAAGCCAGTGAAGGGATACAAAGTATCCGCAAGCATGCCAAAGACTTTGATGTAGTGATCATTGACTCCTGGAATAAATTAGACGCTGACTCATCTGAATTTGATAAGCTCAGAAAAGACTTTCCTGATACCATTTGGATCGTCATCTTCCAACGCACTGTAAAGGGCACCATCCGGGGAGGCACTGCACCGCTTTATGATGCAGGCATCAACCTGGAAGCAGTCAAATCAGATCAGGGTTTTGCCTACAACTTTGTTCAAGCTACCAAGAACCGCTACGGAGAAACCTTTGTCCCTTACTCAATGGCAAGTAAAAAGATCATCCGCACGATAAAATTAGAAAATAACGATACCGCAGTACCCGCATGA
- a CDS encoding DinB/UmuC family translesion DNA polymerase: protein MDLKGYSCLPLELVTKRKKKISCTRSFRTPISKLDTLKEAIAMFVTRAAEKLRKQNSSANVMIVFIRNNYFKKNIIRYGKSRSVACLFLPTIPLS, encoded by the coding sequence CTGGACCTAAAAGGTTACAGCTGTTTACCACTGGAACTGGTCACCAAACGCAAAAAGAAGATCAGCTGTACCCGATCCTTTCGCACTCCCATATCTAAACTGGATACGCTCAAAGAAGCCATAGCCATGTTTGTCACAAGGGCTGCTGAAAAGCTACGGAAGCAGAACAGTTCTGCCAATGTGATGATCGTGTTTATCCGTAACAACTACTTTAAAAAGAATATCATACGATACGGTAAAAGCCGTTCCGTGGCTTGCCTGTTCCTACCGACAATACCTTTGAGTTAA
- a CDS encoding DUF4113 domain-containing protein, whose amino-acid sequence MPVPTDNTFELIKYALRAVEFIDREGYEFKKAGIMLSGIVPSEQRQTDLYDQAGRGKYSKVMAVMDEINQKLGRFTVRSAAIGDGSAGATVQKKLSKKYTTQWEDINVVNAGENANGRKKIVKVISLQ is encoded by the coding sequence TTGCCTGTTCCTACCGACAATACCTTTGAGTTAATCAAGTATGCGCTCAGAGCAGTGGAATTTATTGATAGGGAAGGTTATGAATTCAAGAAAGCGGGTATTATGCTTTCTGGCATTGTCCCTTCAGAGCAGCGACAGACTGACTTGTATGATCAGGCAGGCAGAGGTAAGTATAGCAAAGTGATGGCCGTAATGGATGAGATCAATCAAAAGTTGGGGAGATTCACTGTTCGGTCAGCTGCTATAGGTGATGGCTCTGCTGGTGCTACAGTACAGAAAAAGCTATCTAAGAAGTATACTACCCAGTGGGAAGACATCAATGTAGTCAATGCAGGAGAAAATGCGAATGGAAGGAAAAAAATAGTGAAGGTGATTTCTTTACAGTAG